TGTGCCTTTCATAAACGCTGCTGGAGAGCTGAAGACAAAACCAACACAACACAGTGTAAAAGAACTCAGGGCAATAGGTATTCAGCCTGATATCCTGCTATGTAGAACAGACAGGATTATCTCACAGGATATAAAGAGAAAGATTGCTCTCTTCTGCAATGTTGAGACAGAGGCAGTAATAACCGCAAAGGATGTTGATACGATATATGAGGTTCCACTTGTATTCCATCAAGAAGGACTTGACGATCAGATAGTCAGGATGCTTGCTCTTAATATCCGGGAACCAGACTTAAATAAGTGGGAAAAGATTGTTGATAACATGAAACATCCAGAGGCGAAAGTTGTTATCGGACTTGTTGGGAAATATGTAGACCTTAGAGATTCATACAAGAGTCTTATAGAGGCGTTAACCCATGGTGGGATAGCGAATGATGTGCATGTGGATATATCATGGGTAGATGCAGAGGATATAGAGCGGGATGGACCAGAAAGGTATCTATCTGAGGTTGATGGGATACTTATTCCGGGAGGTTTTGGCTCGAGAGGCATTGAGGGTAAGATAGAGGCTATTCGTTATGCAAGAGAAAAGAAGGTTCCATTCTTAGGGATATGTCTCGGAATGCAATGTGCTGTTATCGAGTTTGCACGGAATGTATGTAAACTTCCCAAAGCAAACAGCAAGGAATTTGATGAGAAGACTCCGTATCCTGTAATATATCTAATGGAGAGATGGTACGATTGGAAAGAGAATATCGTACAGATAAGGAATGCCCAGTCCGACAAGGGAGGAACGATGCGTCTTGGGGCATATCCATGTATTCTTTCGGAAGGGTCATTTGCTTATAGGGCGTATGGGACAAAAGAGATATCAGAACGGCACAGACATAGATACGAGTTTAATAATACTTATAGGGATATTTTTGAATCAAATGGGATGAGAATAACCGGTGCCTCACCCGATGGTGAGCTCGTTGAGATAGTTGAGATAGATGATCATCCATGGTTTCTTGGATGTCAGTTCCATCCCGAATTTAAATCAAGACCTATGGAGCCACATCCCATCTTCAGGGACTTCATTGCTGCATCCATAAGAGAGAGGAGAGTACTCTTTGAGTAATAGTTTATCCCTTCCCCATACAAGGGTGGTTGAAGTCGGAGGAATAAAGATAGGAGGAAAGAATCCGCTCGTACTTATAGCAGGACCATGTGTTATTGAATCTGAGGACTCAACCACGAAGATTGCAAAGAGACTGAAGGAAATAGCCAGATCTCACAACATACCACTTATATTTAAGTCTTCTTATGATAAAGCAAATCGCACATCACTAAATTCATATAGAGGACCAGGGATTCGTAAAGGGCTCAGGATACTGAAGACTATTAAGGATAACCTCAAAATACCGCTTCTTTCAGATGTTCATAGTATAGATGAGATCTTACCTGCCTCAAAGGTGCTCGACATCTTACAGATACCTGCATTTCTTTGTAGACAGACAGACCTTATTGTCACCGCCGCAAAATCGGGTAAACCGATTAATATTAAAAAAGGACAATTCCTTGCACCGTGGGATGTTGAGAATATAATAAAGAAAATCACATCTGCTGGAAACAGGGATATATTGCTTACCGAGAGAGGTGTATCATTTGGATACAACAATCTTGTAGCAGATATGAGATCACTGCCATTGATGCGGAGATATGGTTATCCTGTAGTATTTGATGCAACACATAGCATCCAATTACCAGGTGGCAGAGGTAATGCCTCAGGGGGTAATAGGGATATGATCCCTTATATAGCACGGGCTGCGGTAGCAGCAGGATGTGACGCTCTCTTTCTCGAGGTGCACGATTCTCCAGAAAAGGCGTTATGTGATGGTCCTAATACGATGCGATTAGAGGACCTTCCTTCACTCCTGTCGCAGGTAAAAATGATTGATGAGATTGTTAGAGGTAGAAAAAATGATTATTGAGGATGCCAAGAAGGTTTTAAGAATCGAAGCAGATGCAATAGCATCTCTTATTGAAAGGGTAAATGAGAACTTTGTTAAGGCAGTTGAGGCTATTTATAGCTGTAAGGGAAAGGTTGTAGTCACAGGGATGGGGAAATCAGGGATCATCGGTAAAAAGATTGCAGCCACCCTTGCAAGTACTGGAACTCCTGCATTTTTTCTCCATCCTGCAGAAGGGATACATGGAGATATCGGCATGGTAGCAAGAGGGGATGTCGTCATTGCCATATCTAACAGCGGTGAGACAGAGGAACTAAACAGGATAGTTCCTGTGATAAAGAGGTTAGATATCAAACTTATATCTTTTACAGGTGCATCTGAGTCTTCTCTCGCAAAGGTGAGCGATATTGTGATAGATGTAAGCGTAAAAGAAGAGGCCTGTCCTATGGGATTAGTTCCAACAGCAAGTACAACTGCTACCCTTGCAATGGGTGACGCATTAGTAGTAGCGCTGCTTGAAAAAAGAGGAATCAAAGAAGAAGACTTTGCATTCTTTCATCCAGGGGGAAGTCTCGGGAAAAAACTGCTACTAACAGTTGGTGACCTGATGCATACAGGAAAGAGCATACCTGTGGTATATGTAGATACCCCTGTTAAGGATGCAATCTTTGAGATATCCTCAAAGAGACTGGGGATAACATGTGTGATAGATAGAAGAGGTGAACTGAGAGGGGTGATTACCGATGGCGACCTGAGAAGGTTAATTGAAAAGGATATTAATCTCCTCAATGAAGTCACTGAAAAGGTTATGACTAAGAATCCCAAGATTATACAGAAAGATGCCTTAGCTGCAAAGGCGGTTGCTGTTATGGAGCAATACTCGATAACCTCTTTGATAATAGTTGATGAAGAAGAAAAGCCAGAAGGTATTATCCATCTTCACGATCTTCTAAAAGCAGGAGTGGTATGAAACAAGGGGGAAGGGGCAAGGGGCAAGGGGCAAAGATAAAAGAAAAGGCAAAGAAGATAAAACTCCTTATCCTCGATGTTGATGGGGTTATGACCGATGGTGGGATAATACTCGATAACAATGGCAATGAATTCAAAAGATTTCATGTAAGGGACGGTCATGGTATAAAGATGGCTCAGAGGGTTGGGATTATTATTGCCTTTCTGACAGGAAGGGAATCCAATGTTGTGTCGAGAAGGGCATCGGAGCTCGGAGTGACAGATATTTTCCAGGGACGTAAGGAAAAAATAATAAGTTATAGAGAGTTACTCAATAGATATAATCTTAAAGACGAAGAAGTCGCCTTTATTGGAGATGATGTTATTGATATACCTATTATGAGGTGTGCAGGGCTTTCCATTGCAGTATCAGATGCAGAGGAAGATGTAATAAAGATTGCAGACTGGGTTACAAAGAGGGCAGGTGGCAGAGGAGCTGTGAGGGAAGCAATAGAATTTATATTGAAGTCGCAGGGAAAGTGGAAAGAGTTGATGGAAAAATATAACAATAATAAAACTTGAGATTTGAGATAGAGAATGGTAAACCTTCCTAATGCGTTAACCCTTATACGCATCCTGATTATACCGCTATTTATTTTACTCCTCCTCTCTCCAACTCCAGAGAAAGAGTTCTTGGCAGCAGTTATCTTTTCCATCGCATCGTTGACAGATTGGCTTGATGGTTTTATTGCGAGGAAATCAAGTAAGGTAACAAAACTCGGGATGATTCTTGACCCTATTGCAGATAAACTGTTGATAGCCGCTGCACTTATACTTCTTGTGGATATGCTGAGGATACCTGCATGGATGGCAGTGGTTATAATTGGAAGAGAACTTGCAGTTAGCGGGTTAAGGGCAGTTGCGTTATCAAAGGATATTGTTATTCCTGCCGAAAGTGGTGGTAAGTATAAGATGGTTACCCAGATCGTAGCGGTGTTGTTTCTCTTGCTTGGATACGAAATTTACGGGATAAGTTTTTTGACTATCGGAATGATTGCACTCTGGATTTCCATGATTTTCGGAATAATCTCTGGTATTGGGTATTTCGTATCGTTCTGGAGGCAGGCATAAGAAGTGAATAGTGAAGAGTGAATAGTGAGATGATTACGGAGGTTANNNNNNNNNNNNNNNNNNNNNNNNNNNNNNNNNNNNNNNNNNNNNNNNNNNNNNNNNNNNNNNNNNNNNNNNNNNNNNNNNNNNNNNNNNNNNNNNNNNNAATGATTGCACTCTGGATTTCCATGATTTTCGGAATAATCTCTGGTATTGGGTATTTCGTATCGTTCTGGAGGCAGGCATAAGAAGTGAATAGTGAAGAGTGAATAGTGAGATGATTACGGAGGTTAGGGGACTGTCCCAGATTTACGGCACCAAAATCCCCCCATCCCCCCTTTACTAAAGGGGGGCGAGGGGGGATTAGAATCGGGACTGTCCCCGAAGGAAGTATGATCATAATCGTGTTTATAATTGCATACCTGTTAGGTTCAATACCATTTGGTCTTCTTATTTCAAGACTGAAAGGAGTAGATATCAGGGCGTATGGAAGTGGTAACATAGGCGCTACGAATGTCCTCAGGATTGTGGGGAAAAAAGAGGCAGTGATAACACTCATTGCTGATATGTTAAAGGGTGCTACAGCAGTTATAATTGCCCGAGCGGCAGGAGTCGATAATGCATGGGTAGCCTCTGCAGGAATATGCTCAATAATCGGTCATAACTATTCTGTTTTTCTTGGATTCAAGGGTGGAAAAGGTGTTGCGACAAGTTTTGGTGTATTATCAGCCTATCTGCCTATAGTAGCAGCCATCTCTGTTGCCATCTGGATTATAACCGTAATTTTGTGGAGATACTCATCCCTGGGGGCGATCGTATCATTTTTGTGTCTGCCTCTACTTGTTACAGTCTTTAACTATTCGCTTATAAACCTGATATTCTCACTTGCCATATCCCTAATGATAATTTACAGGCATAGGGAAAATATAAAGAGATTGATTGATGGCACAGAGGGCAAGATAGGTAAGAAGGTCTATGTTGATAAATGAGATATTCAAGAGTATTCAGGGTGAGTCCAGCTTTGCAGGACTTCCGTGTACATTTGTAAGGCTTACAGGGTGTAACCTCAGGTGTTCATATTGTGATACAGAATATTCCTTTTACGATGGTTATGAAATGTCTGTGGATGAAGTTATCAGAGAGATAAGGGTGTCCAGAAACAAACTGGTCGAGATTACAGGTGGAGAACCACTTATTCAGAAGGATGTGTATCCACTTGCTAAGCGCCTTCTATCAGATGGATATACGGTACTTATAGAGACGAACGGAAGTATAGATTTAAAAGAACTAAAGGGGTGCTGTTCTAAGAATGACAGGGGTAGACTGCATATAATCATGGATATAAAGACACCTAATAGCGGAGAATCAAGCAAGATGGACTTTGGTAATATATCTCTGCTTACATCTAATGATGAGGTTAAATTTGTCATGGTGGATAGGGATGATTACGATTGGTCAAAGGGGATAATCAACAAATATAGATTTCCTGAGGGCTGTAAGATATTATTTTCTCCTGTTTACGGCAAACTACAACCATATAAACTTGCAGAATGGATAATTGAGGACTGCCTCCCTGTCCGTCTTCAACTTCAATTGCACAGATATATATGGAAAAGAAAAACAAGGGTATGACTACAAGAAAGGCTGTTGTCTTACTGAGCGGTGGGATAGATTCGACTACAACCCTTGCTATAGCCAATTCAGAGGGGTACGAAGTCTATGCCCTGAGTTTTAATTATGGTCAGAGGCATAGCCATGAACTCGAAGCAGCAAAGAGAATAGCAGAATATTTTGGTGTAAAGGAACATCTTATTATGGATATAGACCTCAGGGCTATTGGTGGCTCTGCTTTGACATCGGAGACAGAAGTACCAAAAAAGAGTGCAGAAGTGCTTATCCCAGTCACCTATGTTCCTGCTCGCAATACAATCTTCCTCTCATTTGCTCTTGCATGGGCAGAGGTCATCAATGCGGAGGATATATTTATGGGGGCTAATGTGATCGATTATAGCGGTTATCCTGACTGCAGACCTGAATATATAGAGGCATTTGAAAAAATGGCAAACCTTGCTACAAAGGCAGGGGTTGAAGGGAAGATGCGTTTCAGGATAAGAACCCCATTGATCAGCCTCACAAAGGCAGAGATAATAAAGAAAGGGATTGAACTCGGTGTTGATTATAGCATCACCTGGAGCTGCTATGACCCCCAGCCTGCTACTCCTTCAGCCTTTAGCCTTCAGCCTTCAGCCTTTGTTCCATGCTGTAGGTGTGATAGTTGTATCCTGAGGGCAAAAGGCTTTAAAGAGGCAGGTGTCAATGACCCACTTTTGTCCTCTCTTTGATTTGACTTTTTACTTGACTACAAGATTCAGATATGTAAAATATGATTATCTTATTTTAAGACATTGGAGGTAAGTTTATGGAAAAGACAATCAGCGCCACGGAGGCAGTTCGAAGATTTTCTGAACTGTTGAACACAATAAAATTTAAGGGTAATCACTATATTATTTTGAGAGGTGGAAAACCTGTAGCTTCAATGGTGCCTGTGGAGGTTTCTTCAAAAGGGCATACGATTGGAGAGATTAAGGAACTTCTTAAAAAGATTCCACGCTTAGGGGACGAAGCAAATCTCTTCGAAATAGACTTACGGGAAATTATAAGGTGTCAACCTGGCTTACCTGAGGAGGATAAATGGGGATAATCTTCGATACAAGTTTACTGATTGCTTTAGAGCGAGCTGATCTGGATATAGATAAACTTATAAAAGGCAGAGAAGAGGAACCCTTTGGGATAAGCGTAATAACGGTTTCTGAATTACTCCACGGAGTTCACAGGACTAATTCAGAAAAGAGACGGCTTAAACGAGAAGCGTATGTAGAAAAGGTTATAGGAACCTTTCCTATCTATCCTTTTGATGTTTCGACAGCAAGAATATATGCAAAACTCTGGGCAGGACTTCTTAAAAAAGGCATACGGGTTGGGGCGCATGACCTCATGATTGCTTCAACTGCTATTGCACTCGGGTTCTCTGTAGTAACCTTTGATATGAGGGACTATGGTAAAATAAAAGAAGTTACAGTAGAGAGTATCAATGGATGGTGATAGGGAGGAAACTATGGGATATAAAACAGGTTACGAAGTGATGGAAAAACTGATAGAGTTCAGTATTACAAAAACAGTCCTTCCTTTTCCTAAAATGATTCTACTGGGTCTGCTTGCCGGGGTTTATATTGCCTTAGGTGGTATTCTGATGACGGTAGTGGTGAGCGATATATCTTTTTACTCTGGTTTTGGAATAACAAGATTAATTAGTGGATCCGTTTTCTCCTTGGGTTTGATCCTGGTTATCCTGGTTGGAGCAGAACTTTTTACTGGTAATAACTTAATGGTGATAGGCCTTCTTTCCAGAAGGATCGGATTCATTGCCATGCTTAAAAACTGGCTAATCTCCTATAGTACCAATTTTGCAGGGTCATTAATGCTGGTATCGCTCATTGGTCTCTCCCAGCTCTGGTTTCTCAATGATATGGAAGTGGGTTTCACTATGGTGGATATTGCCAATTCTAAAGTAAATCTTGGATTCTGGACAGCGTTCTGGCGGGGGGTTGGATGCAACTTTCTGGTTTGTCTTGCGGTCTGGCTATCGGTGAGCGGCGAAGATAACATCAGTCGTATTCTGGGAATCTATTTTCCCATAACAGCCTTTGTGGCTCTTGGGTTTGAACACTCCGTCGCCAATATGTTTTTGATCCCCATGGGAATACTGGCAGCCAGTCAGTCTGACGTGGCACCCGTTATATCTCATCTGGACTTATCCCATCTAAACGTAACCGACTTTCTTGTATACAACCTCATCCCGGTTACACTGGGGAATACGGTAGGAGGAGCCTTTCTGGTAGGCTATATTTACTGGTATATCTATGGAAGGCGATAATTTAGTAATTTCTATTTATAATCCCTCCTCCAACCACCACATCCCCATCATAGAAGACTACCGACTGTCCCGGTGTGATTGCCCATTGGGGTTCATCGAATCGCACCTTAACCATCTTGTCTGAAAGTGGCTCTATGGTCGCCTCTGTCTCTTTCATGGCATACCGTATTCTTGCCTTTAATCTAATTGTGCTATTGAGACCATCGATAGCTACCCAGTTTACATCATCAGCGATAAGGTCAGAACCATATGCATCCTCTTTTTCTCCCACAACGATAGTGTTGGTCTCAGCGTCTATATTAATAACATAAAGTGGTTTCGGTGCTGCAATGCCAAGTCCTTTCCTTTGTCCGACTGTATAAAGACATATACCCTTGTGTGTCCCTAATCTTTTCCCTTTTTTATCAATAATTACCCCAGGGATAATCTTCTCAGGGATAAGATTTTTCAGAAATAGCGG
This window of the Nitrospirota bacterium genome carries:
- the pgsA gene encoding CDP-diacylglycerol--glycerol-3-phosphate 3-phosphatidyltransferase — protein: MVNLPNALTLIRILIIPLFILLLLSPTPEKEFLAAVIFSIASLTDWLDGFIARKSSKVTKLGMILDPIADKLLIAAALILLVDMLRIPAWMAVVIIGRELAVSGLRAVALSKDIVIPAESGGKYKMVTQIVAVLFLLLGYEIYGISFLTIGMIALWISMIFGIISGIGYFVSFWRQA
- the kdsA gene encoding 3-deoxy-8-phosphooctulonate synthase, producing MSNSLSLPHTRVVEVGGIKIGGKNPLVLIAGPCVIESEDSTTKIAKRLKEIARSHNIPLIFKSSYDKANRTSLNSYRGPGIRKGLRILKTIKDNLKIPLLSDVHSIDEILPASKVLDILQIPAFLCRQTDLIVTAAKSGKPINIKKGQFLAPWDVENIIKKITSAGNRDILLTERGVSFGYNNLVADMRSLPLMRRYGYPVVFDATHSIQLPGGRGNASGGNRDMIPYIARAAVAAGCDALFLEVHDSPEKALCDGPNTMRLEDLPSLLSQVKMIDEIVRGRKNDY
- a CDS encoding CTP synthase — encoded protein: MAKFIFVTGGVVSSLGKGIASASIGALLESRGLKVTIQKLDPYINVDPGTMSPFQHGEVYVTDDGAETDLDLGHYERFTTIRTSQKNNFTSGKIYHNVIIKERKGDYLGGTVQMVPHITDEIKSAIRSVANNVDIVIVEIGGTIGDIESLPFLEAIRQFRFDVGRENVLYIHLTLVPFINAAGELKTKPTQHSVKELRAIGIQPDILLCRTDRIISQDIKRKIALFCNVETEAVITAKDVDTIYEVPLVFHQEGLDDQIVRMLALNIREPDLNKWEKIVDNMKHPEAKVVIGLVGKYVDLRDSYKSLIEALTHGGIANDVHVDISWVDAEDIERDGPERYLSEVDGILIPGGFGSRGIEGKIEAIRYAREKKVPFLGICLGMQCAVIEFARNVCKLPKANSKEFDEKTPYPVIYLMERWYDWKENIVQIRNAQSDKGGTMRLGAYPCILSEGSFAYRAYGTKEISERHRHRYEFNNTYRDIFESNGMRITGASPDGELVEIVEIDDHPWFLGCQFHPEFKSRPMEPHPIFRDFIAASIRERRVLFE
- a CDS encoding type II toxin-antitoxin system Phd/YefM family antitoxin, with translation MEKTISATEAVRRFSELLNTIKFKGNHYIILRGGKPVASMVPVEVSSKGHTIGEIKELLKKIPRLGDEANLFEIDLREIIRCQPGLPEEDKWG
- a CDS encoding HAD-IIIA family hydrolase codes for the protein MKQGGRGKGQGAKIKEKAKKIKLLILDVDGVMTDGGIILDNNGNEFKRFHVRDGHGIKMAQRVGIIIAFLTGRESNVVSRRASELGVTDIFQGRKEKIISYRELLNRYNLKDEEVAFIGDDVIDIPIMRCAGLSIAVSDAEEDVIKIADWVTKRAGGRGAVREAIEFILKSQGKWKELMEKYNNNKT
- a CDS encoding KpsF/GutQ family sugar-phosphate isomerase, which translates into the protein MIIEDAKKVLRIEADAIASLIERVNENFVKAVEAIYSCKGKVVVTGMGKSGIIGKKIAATLASTGTPAFFLHPAEGIHGDIGMVARGDVVIAISNSGETEELNRIVPVIKRLDIKLISFTGASESSLAKVSDIVIDVSVKEEACPMGLVPTASTTATLAMGDALVVALLEKRGIKEEDFAFFHPGGSLGKKLLLTVGDLMHTGKSIPVVYVDTPVKDAIFEISSKRLGITCVIDRRGELRGVITDGDLRRLIEKDINLLNEVTEKVMTKNPKIIQKDALAAKAVAVMEQYSITSLIIVDEEEKPEGIIHLHDLLKAGVV
- the plsY gene encoding glycerol-3-phosphate 1-O-acyltransferase PlsY encodes the protein MIIIVFIIAYLLGSIPFGLLISRLKGVDIRAYGSGNIGATNVLRIVGKKEAVITLIADMLKGATAVIIARAAGVDNAWVASAGICSIIGHNYSVFLGFKGGKGVATSFGVLSAYLPIVAAISVAIWIITVILWRYSSLGAIVSFLCLPLLVTVFNYSLINLIFSLAISLMIIYRHRENIKRLIDGTEGKIGKKVYVDK
- a CDS encoding radical SAM protein, translated to MLINEIFKSIQGESSFAGLPCTFVRLTGCNLRCSYCDTEYSFYDGYEMSVDEVIREIRVSRNKLVEITGGEPLIQKDVYPLAKRLLSDGYTVLIETNGSIDLKELKGCCSKNDRGRLHIIMDIKTPNSGESSKMDFGNISLLTSNDEVKFVMVDRDDYDWSKGIINKYRFPEGCKILFSPVYGKLQPYKLAEWIIEDCLPVRLQLQLHRYIWKRKTRV
- a CDS encoding formate/nitrite transporter family protein translates to MGYKTGYEVMEKLIEFSITKTVLPFPKMILLGLLAGVYIALGGILMTVVVSDISFYSGFGITRLISGSVFSLGLILVILVGAELFTGNNLMVIGLLSRRIGFIAMLKNWLISYSTNFAGSLMLVSLIGLSQLWFLNDMEVGFTMVDIANSKVNLGFWTAFWRGVGCNFLVCLAVWLSVSGEDNISRILGIYFPITAFVALGFEHSVANMFLIPMGILAASQSDVAPVISHLDLSHLNVTDFLVYNLIPVTLGNTVGGAFLVGYIYWYIYGRR
- the queC gene encoding 7-cyano-7-deazaguanine synthase QueC codes for the protein MTTRKAVVLLSGGIDSTTTLAIANSEGYEVYALSFNYGQRHSHELEAAKRIAEYFGVKEHLIMDIDLRAIGGSALTSETEVPKKSAEVLIPVTYVPARNTIFLSFALAWAEVINAEDIFMGANVIDYSGYPDCRPEYIEAFEKMANLATKAGVEGKMRFRIRTPLISLTKAEIIKKGIELGVDYSITWSCYDPQPATPSAFSLQPSAFVPCCRCDSCILRAKGFKEAGVNDPLLSSL
- a CDS encoding type II toxin-antitoxin system VapC family toxin, with the protein product MGIIFDTSLLIALERADLDIDKLIKGREEEPFGISVITVSELLHGVHRTNSEKRRLKREAYVEKVIGTFPIYPFDVSTARIYAKLWAGLLKKGIRVGAHDLMIASTAIALGFSVVTFDMRDYGKIKEVTVESINGW